From the Octopus sinensis linkage group LG28, ASM634580v1, whole genome shotgun sequence genome, one window contains:
- the LOC115225719 gene encoding E3 ubiquitin-protein ligase MIB2-like, producing the protein MTPLLEAVSRAHLGIIHKLIIHGANMNADDNDGNNCLHLSIIKKEMFHSEVETIPILDECCKELQLDMDRRLSGIVVGSYLASQGASLYHRNKKKKVTPLDYIKNQHLKEKLQTFLQSGVAVW; encoded by the exons ATGACACCATTGCTGGAAGCCGTCTCCAGGGCCCACCTCGGAATAATCCATAAACTTATTATACATGGTGCAAACATGAATGCCGACGACAATGATGGCAATAATTGTTTGCACCTCTCCATAATAAAGAAAGAGATGTTCCATTCTGAGGTGGAAACCATTCCCATTTTAGATGAG TGCTGCAAAGAGCTCCAACTGGACATGGATAGGAGGCTCTCTGGAATAGTAGTTGGGAGTTATCTTGCCAGCCAAGGAGCCAGCTTATACCATcgcaataagaagaagaaagtgacTCCATTGGACTACATAAAAAATcaacatttgaaagaaaaattacaaacatttttacaatcaggtgtggctgtgtggtaa